The proteins below are encoded in one region of Flavobacterium nackdongense:
- a CDS encoding UvrD-helicase domain-containing protein codes for MQRPSFSIYDASAGSGKTYALVKEYLKIILVAPKNDAYRNILAITFTNKAVHEMKSRIVGSLSEFAKDEPSQKAQDLMQDLAKETQLSIVQIKTKSQQIIKHIIHNYAAFDISTIDKFTHKVIRAFAHDLGLQMNFEVSLESDNLLTEAVDALIAQAGEDETLTKLLVDFTMEKTDDDKSWDISREIFEVGKLIQNENNREEIAHFKDKTITDFVEIKKKLAEVSKVLEEENASLAETALQLIEKNAIDIKSFSRGTFPNHLQSIAERKFNPKNKLFREFEDISINKTAKDRAIIENIIPELLQILAGIYKNFEQRDFYLAFLKNITPLSLLNTVSKELDKIQKEQNVLSISEFNTKIHSEIQNQPAPFIYERLGERYRHFFIDEFQDTSEMQWQNLIPLIDNATSSEFDGEKGTLMIVGDPKQSIYRWRGGKAEQFIELSKSYNPFNNPEKVLEHLDKNYRSYSQIIDFNNRFFQMLSHKFDPEGSGRDYKDLYENHSYQKSNSKTGGYVNISFLPLIEKEADSEEEEELNKMDLYVRATLKTILEVKQKGFKFSDIVVLVRHNKNGTAIANYLVEQGIPMLSSESLLIKNATEVRFILHFLRYLKNNKDAESKAYFLEYLARNNREKMPIHDFILAGMKMNEVDFEEWLMTFGVSLAFSDIRKKSLYEAVETIIKAVLPSKRNTAYIQHFLDIVLEKDVRNNAGISDFLEYWDKSSDKFKIPSPEGSDAVQIMSIHKSKGLEFPVVIFPFAEENYSLQKKDKLWLSADQEEFGLPKVLVDNSKAVEGFGTAAKATYIEKSQEQLLDNINVLYVALTRAEEQLYVISSLFKANKEGNYPNNMASFFIDYLTKESNFDETQLAYDFGHSERISSATKAQKEFKAIPQVAAILDSKNIKIAQKESIMWGTHQQEAIEYGNVVHEVLSFVATKKDVDLAITKAIESGLITVNQKEVVCKTIQEIVNHSELSICFEEGSQVLNEQTIIQKEGKTIKPDRMVLTKAKEVYLLDYKTGLYNAKHRLQLENYQNAIELMGYKVLKKSIVYIGEEINVINL; via the coding sequence ATGCAAAGACCCTCATTCTCCATATACGACGCATCGGCAGGTTCCGGAAAAACCTATGCGCTGGTGAAAGAATACCTGAAAATTATTCTTGTCGCGCCTAAAAATGATGCCTATCGCAACATTCTCGCCATAACGTTTACCAACAAAGCGGTTCACGAAATGAAAAGTAGAATCGTGGGCAGTTTATCTGAATTTGCCAAAGACGAACCAAGTCAAAAAGCACAGGATTTGATGCAAGATTTGGCCAAAGAAACCCAACTATCTATCGTCCAAATCAAAACTAAATCACAGCAAATCATCAAGCATATTATTCACAATTACGCGGCTTTTGATATTTCGACAATCGATAAATTCACCCACAAAGTGATTCGTGCTTTTGCTCACGATTTAGGCTTGCAAATGAATTTTGAAGTCTCTTTGGAAAGTGATAATCTATTGACGGAGGCCGTCGATGCCTTGATTGCGCAGGCAGGCGAAGACGAAACATTGACCAAATTGCTCGTCGATTTCACGATGGAAAAAACCGATGATGATAAGTCTTGGGATATTTCCAGAGAAATTTTTGAAGTAGGCAAGTTAATTCAAAACGAAAATAATCGCGAAGAAATAGCGCATTTTAAAGATAAAACGATCACCGACTTTGTCGAAATAAAAAAGAAACTCGCCGAAGTATCCAAAGTATTAGAAGAGGAAAATGCATCCTTGGCTGAAACTGCTTTGCAATTGATTGAAAAAAATGCCATTGATATCAAATCCTTTTCGAGAGGAACGTTTCCAAATCATCTTCAGAGTATTGCAGAACGAAAATTCAATCCGAAAAATAAATTGTTTCGTGAATTTGAGGATATTTCCATCAATAAAACCGCCAAGGACCGAGCAATTATTGAAAATATAATTCCAGAACTATTGCAAATTCTCGCAGGAATTTATAAAAATTTCGAACAAAGAGATTTTTACCTAGCCTTCCTGAAAAACATAACGCCACTGTCTTTGCTAAATACCGTCAGCAAAGAATTGGATAAAATTCAGAAGGAACAAAACGTACTTTCTATTTCCGAGTTCAATACCAAAATTCATAGTGAAATTCAAAACCAGCCTGCGCCATTTATTTACGAGCGCTTGGGCGAACGTTACCGCCATTTTTTCATCGATGAATTTCAAGATACTTCCGAAATGCAATGGCAGAATCTGATTCCGCTGATTGATAATGCGACCTCGAGTGAATTCGACGGTGAAAAAGGAACCTTGATGATTGTAGGCGATCCAAAACAGTCTATTTACCGCTGGCGTGGCGGAAAAGCCGAGCAGTTTATCGAATTGAGCAAAAGTTATAATCCGTTCAATAATCCCGAAAAAGTTTTAGAACATTTAGATAAAAATTACCGTTCCTATTCGCAAATTATCGATTTTAACAATCGTTTTTTTCAAATGTTGTCCCATAAATTCGATCCCGAAGGTTCGGGACGAGATTACAAAGATTTGTACGAAAACCATAGCTACCAAAAAAGCAACAGCAAAACTGGTGGTTATGTCAATATTTCTTTTCTTCCACTAATCGAAAAAGAGGCTGATTCAGAAGAGGAAGAGGAATTAAACAAAATGGATTTGTATGTTAGGGCAACTCTAAAAACAATTCTAGAAGTAAAGCAAAAAGGATTCAAATTCAGCGATATTGTGGTATTAGTACGTCATAATAAAAACGGAACAGCGATTGCAAATTACTTGGTTGAACAGGGCATTCCGATGCTTTCGTCCGAATCTTTATTGATAAAAAATGCTACCGAAGTTCGATTTATCTTGCACTTTTTGAGATACTTAAAAAACAATAAGGATGCGGAATCAAAAGCGTATTTCTTAGAATATTTGGCACGAAATAATCGAGAAAAAATGCCAATTCACGACTTTATCTTAGCAGGAATGAAAATGAATGAGGTTGATTTCGAGGAATGGCTTATGACTTTTGGCGTTTCACTTGCCTTCTCTGATATTCGAAAAAAATCCTTGTATGAGGCCGTAGAAACCATTATCAAAGCCGTTTTGCCTTCAAAAAGAAATACGGCTTACATTCAGCATTTTCTTGACATTGTTTTGGAAAAAGATGTTCGAAATAATGCAGGAATCAGCGATTTTTTGGAGTATTGGGACAAAAGTTCGGATAAATTCAAGATTCCATCACCCGAAGGAAGCGATGCGGTGCAGATTATGAGTATTCACAAATCAAAAGGGCTTGAATTTCCTGTGGTTATTTTTCCGTTTGCCGAAGAAAATTATAGCTTACAAAAAAAAGATAAACTATGGCTTTCGGCCGATCAGGAAGAATTTGGTTTGCCCAAAGTACTAGTTGATAATAGCAAGGCCGTAGAGGGTTTTGGCACAGCCGCCAAAGCAACCTATATCGAAAAATCGCAGGAACAATTGCTGGATAATATCAATGTTTTGTATGTGGCACTGACCCGTGCCGAAGAACAATTGTATGTTATTTCGAGCCTTTTCAAGGCTAATAAAGAAGGAAACTACCCCAATAATATGGCCAGTTTTTTTATTGATTATTTAACCAAAGAATCCAATTTTGATGAAACGCAATTAGCGTATGATTTTGGGCATTCAGAACGAATTTCCTCAGCAACCAAAGCACAAAAAGAATTCAAAGCCATTCCGCAGGTAGCAGCAATTTTGGATTCAAAAAACATTAAAATCGCTCAAAAAGAATCGATAATGTGGGGAACTCACCAACAAGAAGCGATCGAGTACGGAAATGTTGTTCACGAAGTTTTATCTTTTGTAGCAACTAAAAAGGATGTCGATTTGGCCATTACCAAAGCCATCGAAAGTGGTTTGATTACAGTCAATCAAAAAGAGGTAGTTTGTAAAACGATTCAAGAGATTGTGAATCATTCCGAGCTTTCAATTTGTTTTGAAGAGGGCAGCCAAGTCTTGAATGAGCAAACTATTATTCAAAAAGAAGGCAAAACGATAAAACCTGACCGAATGGTTTTGACTAAAGCCAAGGAGGTTTATTTATTGGATTATAAAACAGGACTGTACAACGCTAAACATCGATTACAATTAGAAAATTATCAAAATGCCATTGAATTAATGGGTTACAAAGTGTTAAAAAAATCGATTGTATATATAGGAGAAGAAATCAATGTGATAAATTTGTAA
- the kbl gene encoding glycine C-acetyltransferase encodes MYGKIKEHLQSELQTIEENGLFKRERIITSPQGAEITVNGETVLNFCANNYLGLSSHPEVIQAAKDAMDTHGFGMSSVRFICGTQDIHKTLEKKISEFYGTEDTILYAAAFDANGGVFEPLLNENDAIISDSLNHASIIDGVRLCKAARYRYENSNIEDLEQQLIKANATGARFKLIVTDGVFSMDGLVAPLDKICDLADKYDALVMVDECHAAGFIGTTGKGTLEAKGVMGRVDIITGTLGKALGGAMGGYTTAKKEIIELLRQRSRPYLFSNSLAPAIVGASIKVFELLEKDTTLRDQLEWNTNYFKSGMKKAGFDIIEGDSAIVPVMLYDAKLAQTMANELLKKGIYVIGFFFPVVPKDKARIRVQLSAAHSQNNLDSAIQAFVEVGKSLNVI; translated from the coding sequence ATGTACGGAAAAATAAAAGAACACCTTCAATCTGAACTTCAAACCATTGAAGAAAACGGCCTCTTCAAACGAGAAAGAATCATCACTTCACCGCAAGGAGCCGAAATTACGGTAAATGGAGAAACAGTACTGAATTTTTGCGCCAATAATTATTTGGGGCTTTCATCCCATCCCGAAGTGATTCAAGCTGCAAAAGATGCGATGGATACACACGGTTTCGGAATGTCTTCAGTTCGATTTATTTGCGGAACACAGGATATTCACAAAACCTTGGAAAAAAAGATTTCGGAATTCTACGGCACCGAGGACACCATTCTTTATGCTGCAGCATTTGATGCCAACGGGGGAGTATTCGAGCCTTTATTAAATGAAAATGACGCCATCATTTCAGATAGTTTGAATCACGCCTCGATTATTGACGGAGTTCGATTGTGCAAAGCAGCACGTTATCGCTATGAAAATAGCAATATCGAAGATTTAGAGCAGCAATTGATAAAAGCCAATGCAACAGGAGCTCGTTTCAAGTTAATAGTTACCGATGGAGTTTTCTCTATGGACGGACTGGTAGCGCCTTTGGATAAAATTTGTGACCTAGCCGATAAGTATGATGCATTGGTTATGGTAGACGAATGTCACGCTGCAGGATTTATTGGTACAACGGGAAAAGGAACGCTTGAAGCCAAAGGGGTAATGGGAAGAGTAGATATCATAACTGGCACATTAGGAAAAGCACTTGGTGGCGCTATGGGAGGATATACTACAGCCAAAAAAGAAATCATCGAACTCCTGCGTCAACGATCAAGACCCTATTTGTTTTCGAATTCATTGGCACCAGCTATTGTAGGAGCCTCAATAAAGGTTTTCGAATTATTAGAAAAAGATACTACTCTCAGAGACCAGCTGGAATGGAACACGAATTATTTCAAATCCGGAATGAAAAAAGCAGGATTTGATATTATAGAGGGTGATTCGGCTATTGTCCCTGTAATGTTATATGATGCAAAATTAGCGCAAACTATGGCCAACGAGTTATTAAAAAAGGGAATTTATGTAATTGGTTTCTTTTTTCCGGTGGTTCCTAAAGATAAGGCACGAATTCGGGTGCAATTGTCTGCCGCTCATAGCCAAAACAACCTCGATAGTGCAATTCAAGCCTTTGTGGAGGTTGGAAAAAGTCTAAATGTCATTTAA
- a CDS encoding OmpA family protein, with protein MKHLNKLLLAVMMVFAMSSQAQNSNNPWALSFGVNAVDTRASAGGGNNWLDSHVSQAFLVGQNWNILPSVSYLSLERAIGNNFSVGLKGSINKIDKFVVFDPSNPDHNSAGYVTTNPGDLMYYGVELSAKYSFMSLIGSKTIDPSLSLGGGYTWLGDNSFGSVNPGAGLTFWFTENVGLQLATVYKVSQLLGQDRSEMGDIYAPKAPSHFQHSLGITFQFGGKDTDGDGIYDKDDACPEVAGLKQFNGCPDTDGDGIIDGSDACPTEFGLAALNGCPDKDGDGIADKDDACPDTAGLAAFQGCPDTDGDGLADKDDKCPTVAGPKSNGGCPVLDADKDGVPDLEDNCPIVAGPASNKGCPEVTQEVVEQLRTQARAINFNLGKATFNTADVKSNESLDAIKNILKNYPTAKWEVQGHTDSTGGAKLNQKLSEDRSKAVVDLMVQNGIKPENITSKGYGPSKPVASNKTKEGRAKNRRTEVIYVGGVDGMKVNLK; from the coding sequence ATGAAACATCTTAACAAACTTTTACTTGCTGTAATGATGGTGTTTGCCATGAGCTCTCAAGCACAAAACAGTAACAATCCTTGGGCTCTTTCGTTTGGGGTAAATGCAGTTGACACACGAGCTAGCGCTGGTGGAGGAAACAACTGGTTAGATTCTCACGTATCTCAAGCATTTCTTGTAGGTCAAAACTGGAACATTCTTCCTTCTGTATCTTATCTTAGTTTAGAAAGAGCAATTGGAAATAATTTCTCAGTTGGACTTAAAGGATCTATCAACAAAATTGATAAATTTGTTGTTTTTGATCCGTCAAACCCTGATCATAATTCTGCAGGTTATGTAACTACTAACCCTGGAGATTTAATGTATTATGGTGTAGAATTAAGCGCGAAATATAGCTTTATGTCTCTAATCGGTTCTAAAACTATTGACCCTTCGTTAAGTCTTGGTGGAGGTTATACTTGGTTAGGAGATAACAGTTTCGGATCTGTGAATCCAGGAGCAGGTTTAACTTTCTGGTTTACTGAAAATGTAGGTTTGCAATTAGCAACTGTTTATAAAGTTTCTCAATTACTTGGTCAAGATCGTTCTGAAATGGGAGATATCTATGCTCCTAAAGCGCCTTCTCATTTCCAACACTCTTTAGGTATTACTTTCCAATTTGGAGGTAAAGATACTGACGGAGACGGAATCTATGACAAAGATGATGCTTGTCCAGAAGTTGCTGGTTTAAAACAATTCAACGGTTGTCCTGATACTGACGGTGACGGAATCATTGACGGAAGCGATGCTTGTCCAACTGAATTTGGTTTAGCTGCTTTGAATGGTTGTCCTGATAAAGACGGAGACGGAATTGCTGACAAAGATGATGCTTGTCCAGATACTGCTGGTTTAGCTGCTTTCCAAGGTTGTCCTGATACTGACGGTGATGGTCTTGCTGACAAAGATGACAAATGTCCTACTGTAGCTGGTCCAAAATCGAATGGTGGTTGTCCAGTATTGGATGCTGATAAAGATGGTGTGCCAGATTTAGAAGATAATTGTCCTATCGTAGCTGGTCCTGCTAGCAACAAAGGTTGTCCAGAAGTAACTCAAGAAGTTGTCGAGCAACTTAGAACTCAAGCTAGAGCTATCAACTTCAATTTAGGAAAAGCAACTTTCAATACAGCTGATGTAAAATCTAATGAGAGTTTAGATGCTATTAAAAATATTCTTAAAAACTATCCTACAGCTAAATGGGAAGTTCAAGGACATACAGATAGTACAGGTGGTGCAAAATTAAACCAAAAACTTTCTGAAGACAGATCTAAAGCAGTTGTTGATTTAATGGTTCAAAACGGAATTAAACCTGAGAACATCACTTCTAAAGGTTATGGTCCAAGCAAACCAGTTGCTAGCAACAAAACTAAAGAAGGTAGAGCTAAAAACAGAAGAACTGAAGTTATCTACGTTGGTGGTGTTGATGGAATGAAAGTTAATCTTAAATAA
- a CDS encoding PD-(D/E)XK nuclease family protein, which yields MIEISFLDKVAKVLIDNYSEKLSSTIVVLPNKRAKVFLVEALKKQVSTTIFSPKIVSIEEFIQDIAGIRSIDAIELLFEFYEVYLSATEKPKQESFELFAIWAKTLLQDFNEIDRYLLDPVHVLSYLKDIEDIKRWGIEVENKTQLLEKYINFWKLLPNYYQSLYDHLLHKGIGYQGLIYREAVNNLNHFSNTVKDSSYVFAGFNALNAAEERIIQHLIASEQAEIFWDADQTFLNDPYHDAGLFVRRFKSSWKHYKSNPFEWIVDDFSMSKNIQVIGTPKSIGQAKITGNIIETIIKDNPNTTLDKVAVVLGEENLLTPLLYSLPSTVGALNITMGYSSKNNPAQLLIAKLFKMHANALARNAKSYVLYYKDVLDVLTHPLIEPYANANAVVAFINQNNYTFIPHHKLMALQPHPSDLFHLLFQKWEAGSIPVLEAISSLLLTIKSNLNKDNEEEKIAKAFVYSLFKTINKLINYYSKHSHIDTIETLHSIYKQVIDLAEVSFEGEPLNGLQIMGVLESRVLDFETVIITSMNEGKFPAGKAQNSFIPYDVKRELGLPTFKEKDAIYTYHFYHLLQRAKNIYLLYNTESEGLDAGEKSRFITQLEVEKQDKHILTHEIYNAVLPETAYEPIVIPKSESVMLRLKEIAERGFSPTGLTSFVRNPIQFYFQRVLRISEVEEVEENIALNTLGTIIHGTLEALYTPFIGKFLSENDILACFKLLDAEVLKQFKLVYKEGEIKKGRNLLAFEVAKRNVSNFLKVELESLKKGDAIKILHLEKDCERILEHPSLPFPIKIKGTVDRIEERTPKNGTTRIRIIDYKTGKVEKTNVRLISWNGLTEEIKNDKIIQILAYAFMYENEANGKPIEAGIISFKNLKSGFLPFNFKDGKEENTTIDTAILNEYLEQMVLLLDEILDETKPFEEKV from the coding sequence ATGATAGAAATTTCTTTTTTAGATAAAGTTGCCAAAGTTTTAATCGATAATTATTCAGAAAAATTATCCAGTACCATAGTGGTTTTGCCCAACAAGCGAGCCAAGGTCTTTCTTGTAGAAGCCCTAAAAAAACAAGTTTCGACTACTATCTTTTCTCCAAAGATTGTTAGTATTGAAGAATTTATTCAAGACATTGCAGGCATACGTAGTATTGATGCGATAGAATTACTGTTCGAATTTTATGAAGTTTACTTATCGGCTACCGAAAAACCAAAACAAGAATCTTTTGAGCTTTTTGCGATTTGGGCTAAAACATTATTACAAGATTTCAATGAAATCGATCGCTATCTATTAGACCCCGTACACGTCCTTTCGTACTTAAAAGACATTGAAGACATCAAGAGATGGGGAATAGAAGTCGAAAACAAAACCCAATTGCTAGAAAAGTATATCAATTTCTGGAAATTATTACCCAATTACTACCAATCACTTTACGATCATTTGCTACATAAAGGCATAGGTTATCAAGGCTTAATCTACCGAGAAGCCGTAAATAATCTCAATCATTTTTCGAATACTGTAAAAGACAGTAGTTATGTTTTTGCAGGTTTCAACGCTTTAAATGCTGCCGAAGAGCGCATTATCCAGCATTTAATCGCATCGGAGCAAGCAGAAATCTTCTGGGATGCAGATCAAACTTTTCTAAACGATCCATATCACGACGCAGGACTATTTGTACGACGATTCAAATCAAGTTGGAAGCACTATAAATCGAACCCGTTCGAATGGATTGTGGACGATTTTTCAATGTCTAAAAACATTCAAGTTATTGGCACACCAAAAAGTATTGGTCAAGCCAAAATTACCGGCAACATTATAGAAACTATTATCAAGGATAATCCAAATACAACATTGGACAAAGTTGCCGTGGTTCTTGGAGAGGAAAACCTGCTGACACCCCTTTTGTATTCTTTACCCTCAACAGTTGGCGCATTGAATATCACGATGGGATACTCCAGCAAGAACAACCCCGCACAGCTTTTAATTGCAAAATTATTCAAAATGCACGCGAATGCTTTGGCTAGAAATGCCAAAAGCTACGTCCTGTATTATAAAGATGTATTGGATGTTTTGACACATCCTTTGATAGAACCTTATGCAAACGCAAATGCGGTCGTTGCATTTATTAATCAGAACAATTACACCTTTATTCCTCATCATAAATTGATGGCATTGCAACCACATCCTTCTGATTTATTTCATTTATTATTCCAAAAATGGGAAGCCGGTTCGATTCCTGTTTTAGAAGCGATTTCTAGTTTATTACTAACCATCAAATCTAATTTAAACAAGGATAATGAAGAGGAGAAAATCGCTAAAGCTTTTGTTTATAGCCTTTTCAAAACAATAAACAAACTCATTAATTACTACTCGAAACATTCACACATCGATACAATCGAAACTCTTCATTCCATTTACAAACAAGTCATAGATTTAGCTGAAGTCTCTTTCGAAGGGGAACCATTAAATGGGTTGCAAATTATGGGCGTTTTAGAAAGTCGTGTTTTGGATTTTGAAACCGTAATTATCACTTCAATGAATGAAGGAAAATTTCCAGCAGGAAAAGCCCAAAATTCATTCATTCCCTATGACGTGAAACGGGAATTGGGTTTACCGACTTTCAAAGAAAAAGATGCTATTTACACCTATCATTTCTACCATTTGTTGCAACGCGCCAAAAACATTTATTTACTATACAATACTGAAAGCGAAGGTTTGGATGCCGGTGAAAAAAGCCGCTTTATTACCCAATTGGAAGTCGAAAAACAAGATAAACATATACTTACTCACGAAATTTACAATGCTGTTTTACCCGAAACCGCCTATGAACCTATCGTAATTCCAAAATCGGAATCGGTGATGCTGCGTTTGAAAGAAATAGCCGAAAGAGGTTTTTCACCAACGGGTTTAACCAGTTTTGTCCGAAACCCCATACAGTTTTATTTCCAAAGGGTTTTGCGCATTAGTGAAGTGGAAGAAGTCGAGGAAAATATCGCTTTGAATACGTTGGGAACAATTATTCACGGAACCTTGGAAGCTTTATACACTCCATTTATCGGCAAGTTTTTGTCTGAAAATGATATTTTAGCTTGCTTCAAACTTTTGGACGCAGAAGTCTTGAAACAATTCAAATTGGTTTACAAAGAAGGCGAAATCAAAAAAGGAAGAAATCTTCTGGCATTTGAAGTGGCCAAACGGAATGTTTCTAATTTTTTGAAAGTCGAACTGGAAAGCCTCAAAAAAGGAGATGCGATAAAAATTCTTCATCTAGAAAAAGATTGTGAAAGAATTTTGGAACATCCAAGTCTGCCATTTCCCATAAAAATCAAAGGAACAGTAGACCGAATCGAAGAACGCACGCCAAAAAATGGAACGACAAGGATAAGAATTATCGATTATAAAACCGGCAAAGTCGAAAAAACTAATGTTAGGCTTATATCTTGGAACGGATTAACAGAAGAAATCAAAAATGACAAGATAATTCAGATTTTAGCGTATGCTTTTATGTATGAAAATGAAGCGAATGGAAAACCGATAGAAGCGGGAATTATTTCGTTCAAAAACTTGAAATCGGGGTTTTTACCTTTCAATTTCAAAGACGGAAAAGAAGAAAACACGACCATAGACACAGCAATTTTAAATGAATATCTAGAACAGATGGTTTTGTTGCTGGATGAAATTTTGGATGAAACAAAACCTTTCGAAGAAAAAGTTTAA
- a CDS encoding alpha/beta fold hydrolase: MNQILYKNTKISYSDSGKGNAIVLLHGFLENQTMWQDLVPEFSKKNRIITIDLLGHGETDCLGYVHSMEDNAEVVQSVLSKLRIRKAIFVGHSMGGYVALAFAEMFPKMVKGLVLLNSTSKADSEERKANRDRAIKAVKKEYATFVRLSISNLFSEENRERMTDEIEKVKIEALKTPLQGIVASLEGMKIRNDREPILHSATFPMLLILGKKDGVLNYEDNLQQIENTTVKLVTFPDGHMSYIENRDALKAVLLEFFKSV; this comes from the coding sequence ATGAATCAAATCCTATACAAAAACACGAAAATCTCCTATTCCGATTCTGGAAAAGGCAATGCTATTGTATTGCTTCACGGATTTTTGGAAAACCAAACGATGTGGCAGGATTTGGTTCCTGAATTCAGTAAAAAAAACCGCATCATCACCATCGATTTGTTGGGTCACGGCGAAACAGACTGTTTGGGTTATGTTCATTCTATGGAAGACAACGCCGAAGTAGTTCAGTCCGTTTTGTCAAAATTACGAATCCGAAAAGCGATTTTTGTTGGGCATTCTATGGGCGGTTATGTAGCTTTGGCTTTCGCCGAAATGTTTCCTAAAATGGTAAAAGGCTTGGTTTTACTCAATTCGACTTCCAAGGCTGATAGCGAGGAACGAAAAGCCAATCGGGATCGTGCCATCAAAGCGGTGAAGAAAGAGTATGCTACTTTTGTCCGACTTTCTATCTCCAATTTATTTAGCGAAGAAAATCGCGAAAGAATGACAGACGAGATCGAAAAAGTAAAAATTGAGGCTTTAAAAACTCCTTTGCAAGGCATTGTCGCTTCGCTCGAAGGAATGAAAATCAGGAACGATCGCGAACCTATTTTGCATTCAGCGACTTTTCCAATGCTATTGATTTTAGGTAAAAAAGACGGCGTTTTAAATTATGAAGACAATCTACAGCAAATTGAAAATACAACTGTAAAGCTAGTCACTTTTCCCGACGGACATATGAGCTATATTGAGAATCGAGATGCACTGAAAGCCGTTTTATTGGAGTTTTTTAAAAGTGTTTAA
- a CDS encoding TIGR00266 family protein produces the protein MKAHEIDFQIFGEEMQYVEIELDPQEIVIAEAGSFMMMDNNVQMETIFGDGSQQQTGIFDKLLSAGKRVLTGESLFMTAFINQNNFKSKVSFASPYPGKILPIDLTQFQGKFICQKSSFLCAAKGVAVGIEFSKKLGRGFFGGEGFIMQKIEGDGMAFVHSGGTLAKKELGEGEILKVDTGCLVGFTQNIDYDIEFIGGIKNSIFGGEGLFYATLRGPGTVYIQSLPFSRLADRIIASAPRAGGNSREEGSLLGGLGNLLDGDNKF, from the coding sequence ATGAAAGCACACGAAATAGATTTCCAAATTTTTGGAGAAGAAATGCAATATGTTGAAATCGAATTAGACCCACAAGAAATTGTCATTGCCGAAGCAGGAAGCTTTATGATGATGGACAATAATGTCCAAATGGAAACCATTTTTGGCGATGGTTCCCAACAACAAACGGGGATTTTCGACAAATTGCTCAGCGCAGGAAAACGCGTTCTTACTGGTGAAAGCTTGTTTATGACCGCCTTTATCAATCAAAATAATTTCAAAAGCAAAGTTTCGTTTGCTTCTCCTTATCCCGGAAAAATCCTTCCTATTGATTTGACACAATTTCAAGGGAAATTCATCTGTCAAAAAAGCTCCTTTTTATGTGCGGCCAAAGGCGTAGCAGTGGGAATCGAATTTTCTAAAAAATTAGGTCGTGGCTTTTTTGGTGGAGAAGGTTTTATTATGCAGAAAATCGAAGGAGACGGAATGGCATTTGTGCATTCAGGTGGAACTTTGGCGAAAAAAGAACTTGGAGAGGGCGAGATTCTAAAAGTAGATACGGGTTGTCTTGTAGGTTTCACTCAGAATATAGATTATGATATTGAATTTATAGGCGGAATTAAAAATTCAATTTTTGGTGGCGAAGGTTTGTTTTATGCCACGCTGCGAGGTCCCGGAACGGTTTACATACAGTCATTGCCTTTCAGCCGCCTAGCCGATCGAATTATTGCTTCGGCACCAAGAGCGGGAGGAAATAGTCGTGAGGAAGGCAGTTTACTTGGTGGATTAGGAAATTTATTGGACGGGGATAATAAATTTTAA
- a CDS encoding PIN domain-containing protein, which produces MKIDFLADTNFLINLHEGKPFIEPFLEYVFGVSFISEIELLGHKNISKNEENALKHLLKDSFIFNFNDDIKHQTILLKQKHSIKLPDAIIASTAIIFQIPLITSDKGFKKIKEIDLILLE; this is translated from the coding sequence ATGAAGATTGATTTTTTGGCAGACACTAATTTTTTAATCAATCTTCACGAAGGAAAACCATTTATTGAGCCATTTTTAGAGTATGTTTTTGGAGTTTCTTTTATTTCAGAAATTGAACTTCTAGGGCATAAAAATATTTCTAAAAATGAAGAAAATGCTCTAAAACATCTCTTGAAAGATTCTTTTATTTTTAATTTTAATGACGACATCAAACATCAAACGATTTTATTAAAACAAAAGCATTCGATAAAGCTTCCCGATGCAATCATCGCTTCTACAGCTATTATTTTTCAAATCCCTTTGATTACATCTGATAAAGGTTTTAAAAAAATTAAAGAAATCGACCTGATTTTATTGGAATAA